In a genomic window of Tripterygium wilfordii isolate XIE 37 chromosome 8, ASM1340144v1, whole genome shotgun sequence:
- the LOC120004190 gene encoding survival of motor neuron-related-splicing factor 30-like, with amino-acid sequence MMQGGGGGEEVSIEELASNLSTYKEQLHQVRQLLANDRQNSEYADMEKELQEVIALTEELLATARQNEISPDAQPTASESPSLPYSKGNQMELGSVCDHHEKFPLGTKVQAVWSEDGEWYDATIEALTPNGYYVSYDEWGNKEEVDPANVRPVQYDVLLEAERVAEATKQAIKRKIAQASSVDFQSRSLPAKLRIEPDDPEDVKAAKRKKIHSFKSKMRMEQLEVTQNKRQNAWQQFQTTKGRAKKIGFLSGRKRESIFKSPDDPQGKVGVTGSGKGLTEFQRREKHLHLKGGGNEQTDE; translated from the exons GTCCGTCAACTTTTGGCAAATGATCGTCAAAATTCTGAATATGCGGACATGGAGAAGGAGCTCCAAGAG GTAATTGCTTTGACGGAAGAGCTCCTTGCAACTGCGAGGCAGAATGAGATATCACCTGATGCGCAGCCAACAGCCAGTGAGTCTCCTAGTTTGCCCTATTCTAAGGGGAATCAAATG GAATTAGGAAGCGTCTGTGACCATCATGAAAAATTTCCCCTTGGCACGAAAGTCCAAGCTGTTTGGAGTGAAGATGGTGAATG GTATGATGCTACAATTGAGGCTTTAACTCCAAATGGGTATTATGTTTCCTATGATGAATGGGGTAATAAGGAAGAG GTGGATCCTGCCAATGTAAGGCCAGTTCAGTACGATGTGTTGCTGGAAGCTGAAAGGGTAGCTGAAGCAACAAAACAAGCTATCAAGCGGAAGATTGCACAAGCTTCATCTGTTGACTTTCAGTCTCGAAGTTTACCAGCAAAGCTCCGTATAGAACCTGATGATCCTGAGGATGTG AAAGCTGCCAAGCGCAAGAAGATTCATTCCTTTAAGTCGAAGATGCGAATGGAACAACTTGAGGTAACACAAAATAAGAGGCAGAATGCTTGGCAGCAGTTCCAGACGACCAAAGGCAGGGCTAAGAAG ATTGGTTTCCTTTCCGGACGCAAGCGAGAAAGCATCTTCAAGTCTCCTGATGATCCTCAAGGTAAGGTTGGTGTGACTGGAAGTGGGAAAGGTCTGACGGAGTTCCAAAGGAGGGAAAAACACTTGCATCTCAAGGGTGGAGGAAATGAGCAGACTGATGAGTAG